A window from Methylocystis sp. MJC1 encodes these proteins:
- a CDS encoding family 2A encapsulin nanocompartment shell protein: MTAEPEVRRTLSEAAARQLANATKTRPQWSGITPRWLVSFLPWVPVEAGIYRLNRVKESSALSDAVVQCSPARDRDADLPETFVDYEDAPREYSMNAVTTILDVQTRVSDLYNHPYDQIQEQVRLLTEKVKERQEAELINNAEYGFLANAHPSMKIKTRKGAPTPDDLDELISKVWKEPAFFLAHPRAIAAFGRECTRRGVPPPTVTLFGSPFITWRGLPLVPSDKLYIDENGKTNILLLRTGEKKQGVIGLFQPGVPGEVAPSLSVRFMGINRKAIASYLISLYCSAAVLTHDALGVLEDVDVSKFHEYDDKRV, from the coding sequence ATGACCGCAGAACCCGAAGTCCGCCGAACGTTGAGCGAGGCGGCGGCGCGCCAGCTCGCGAACGCAACGAAAACCCGCCCGCAATGGTCGGGCATCACGCCGCGCTGGCTCGTGTCCTTCCTGCCTTGGGTGCCGGTCGAAGCCGGCATCTACCGCCTGAACCGCGTCAAGGAATCGTCGGCGTTGAGCGACGCCGTCGTGCAGTGCAGCCCGGCGCGCGATCGCGACGCGGATCTGCCCGAGACCTTCGTCGATTACGAAGACGCGCCGCGCGAATACTCGATGAATGCGGTGACGACGATCCTCGACGTTCAGACCCGCGTGTCGGATCTCTACAACCATCCCTATGATCAGATTCAGGAGCAGGTCCGTCTCCTCACCGAGAAGGTGAAGGAGAGGCAGGAGGCCGAGCTCATCAACAATGCGGAATATGGCTTCCTCGCCAATGCGCATCCGTCGATGAAGATCAAAACCCGCAAGGGGGCGCCGACACCGGACGATCTCGACGAGCTGATCTCCAAGGTGTGGAAGGAGCCGGCGTTCTTCCTGGCGCATCCGCGCGCCATCGCGGCTTTTGGGCGCGAGTGCACCCGCCGCGGCGTGCCGCCGCCAACCGTCACGCTGTTCGGCTCGCCCTTCATCACCTGGCGCGGCCTGCCGTTGGTGCCGAGCGACAAGCTCTACATCGACGAGAACGGCAAGACGAATATTCTTCTGCTGCGCACCGGCGAGAAGAAACAAGGCGTCATCGGCCTGTTCCAGCCCGGCGTTCCGGGCGAGGTGGCGCCGAGCCTGTCGGTTCGCTTCATGGGCATCAACCGCAAGGCGATCGCCTCCTATCTGATCTCGCTCTATTGCTCGGCCGCAGTGCTGACGCATGACGCCCTCGGCGTGCTCGAAGACGTCGATGTGAGCAAGTTCCACGAATACGACGACAAGCGCGTCTGA
- a CDS encoding tetratricopeptide repeat protein, whose product MARSRRQTVRHAPRSLALPAGAEYFVAKGATDLLARRPAPAYAAYTEALKFNKDCIDALRGRALALHELGRDQEALFDYDAALALAPRDEDLWHNFGVSLLGLDAVDDALLAFARALDINPSYAAAAESAAFAESKRGRFFEAVTYCDRLLEKDPRNQRVLRLKADALLAGKNFGEALKVYDIALRHASRNVELLINRTTALLSLNRRDEAFESAKQALACDNKEPLAWRAYGNVALKLGLYETALDAFVHALGPSPHDAEALCGQAITQKELGDFDAAMRNFDAALALDSEHDDAKSNKGALLLLLGRYPEGLPFFEYRRAHNENLRLDAKWPWPEWRGEDLTGKRLLVLDEAGLGDVIQYCRYFPLLTREPFAGRGKPSRVAFGCRASMRALIETLDPPIELVTDVRPDAFDLFTPLCSLPLVLGTSVGAIPAPGHYLAADSGRRDFWRERIGTQGFKIGVSWRGSSTAHSDDTRSAPLGAFAPLAELPGVRLISLQKNEGVQEIAGAKALFRVEELGPDFDAGPDAFLDTAAAMEAMDLVVTIDTSLAHLAGALGRPTWIALKYVPEWRWLLQRDDSPWYPTARLFRQRAPSDWDSVFADMTEALRAKL is encoded by the coding sequence ATGGCTCGGTCTCGACGTCAAACAGTTCGACATGCTCCCCGCTCCCTCGCTCTTCCAGCAGGCGCGGAGTATTTCGTCGCGAAAGGCGCGACCGATCTTTTAGCGCGGCGCCCTGCGCCCGCTTACGCCGCCTATACGGAGGCGCTCAAATTCAACAAAGACTGTATCGACGCGCTGAGAGGGCGCGCGCTTGCATTACATGAATTGGGTCGCGATCAAGAGGCCCTGTTCGATTACGACGCCGCTCTTGCGCTCGCGCCGCGAGATGAAGATCTCTGGCACAATTTCGGCGTCTCGCTCTTAGGACTCGACGCCGTCGACGACGCGCTTCTCGCTTTCGCCCGCGCTTTGGATATTAATCCCAGTTATGCCGCGGCCGCCGAATCTGCGGCTTTCGCGGAGAGCAAGCGCGGGCGCTTTTTCGAGGCGGTCACCTATTGCGATCGCCTGCTCGAGAAGGATCCTCGCAACCAGCGCGTTTTGCGGCTCAAGGCCGATGCGCTGCTCGCGGGGAAGAATTTCGGCGAGGCGCTCAAAGTTTATGACATTGCGCTGCGACACGCGTCGCGTAATGTCGAGCTGCTTATTAACCGGACCACGGCGCTTCTCTCGCTCAATCGGCGCGACGAAGCATTCGAAAGCGCCAAACAGGCCCTTGCTTGCGATAACAAGGAGCCGCTGGCATGGCGCGCCTATGGCAATGTCGCTTTGAAGCTCGGCCTGTATGAGACGGCGCTGGATGCCTTTGTCCATGCGCTCGGCCCTTCCCCCCATGACGCGGAAGCGCTATGCGGCCAGGCCATCACCCAAAAAGAGCTCGGCGATTTCGACGCCGCCATGCGCAACTTCGATGCGGCGTTGGCCCTTGATTCCGAACATGACGACGCGAAAAGCAACAAGGGCGCGCTTTTGTTGCTCCTTGGCCGCTATCCGGAAGGCCTCCCGTTCTTCGAATATCGGCGCGCGCATAACGAGAATCTTCGACTGGATGCAAAATGGCCCTGGCCTGAATGGCGGGGCGAAGATTTGACCGGCAAGCGCCTGCTGGTGCTGGACGAAGCCGGTTTGGGCGACGTTATCCAATATTGCCGCTATTTTCCCTTGCTGACACGGGAGCCTTTTGCTGGGCGCGGGAAACCGAGCCGAGTCGCCTTCGGTTGTCGCGCAAGCATGCGCGCCCTGATCGAGACGCTCGACCCGCCGATCGAGCTGGTTACGGACGTGCGGCCCGACGCGTTCGACCTGTTCACGCCGCTTTGCAGTCTGCCGCTCGTCTTGGGGACGAGCGTTGGCGCCATCCCTGCGCCCGGGCATTATTTGGCGGCCGATTCCGGGCGGCGCGACTTCTGGCGGGAGCGGATCGGGACCCAGGGGTTCAAGATCGGCGTCTCCTGGCGCGGCAGCTCGACCGCCCACTCGGACGATACGCGCAGCGCGCCGCTCGGCGCCTTTGCGCCGCTCGCCGAGCTTCCAGGCGTTCGGCTGATCAGCTTGCAGAAGAACGAGGGCGTGCAGGAGATCGCCGGGGCGAAGGCGTTGTTCCGCGTCGAGGAGCTGGGGCCGGATTTCGACGCCGGGCCGGATGCCTTTCTCGACACGGCCGCGGCGATGGAAGCGATGGATCTCGTCGTAACGATTGACACTTCGCTCGCCCATCTTGCTGGCGCGCTCGGTCGTCCGACGTGGATCGCCCTCAAATATGTGCCCGAGTGGCGTTGGCTGCTGCAGCGCGACGATAGCCCCTGGTATCCGACCGCGCGGCTTTTTCGTCAGCGGGCGCCCAGCGACTGGGACAGCGTGTTCGCCGATATGACGGAGGCGTTGCGAGCGAAGCTATGA
- the epsC gene encoding serine O-acetyltransferase EpsC gives MTQEFETIVLESETFDVAEIVKALAALRRTSQTNRYGTGRLPELPSRAAILDTVEDLTAVLYPRHFGPYELTPETTDVFLARTLNRALRTLREQIRRELKLFAPEAAEDALASRARLIAEEFAQALPDVRALLDTDIRAAFAGDPAAKSLDEIVFCYPGVSAVIRHRLAHRLYLLGATMIARIVAEIAHSQTGIDIHPGATIGESFFIDHGTGVVIGETAIIGKRVRLYQAVTLGAKRFDVDENGALEKGKPRHPVVEDDVVIYAGATVLGRITIGRGSAIGGNVWLTQSVPPGSNISQAKARVDVFDHGAGI, from the coding sequence ATGACGCAAGAATTCGAGACAATCGTGCTGGAATCCGAGACCTTCGACGTCGCGGAAATCGTCAAGGCCCTCGCCGCGTTGCGACGAACGTCACAGACAAACCGCTACGGGACCGGACGGCTTCCCGAATTGCCCTCGCGCGCGGCGATACTCGACACCGTCGAGGACCTGACCGCCGTTCTCTATCCGCGCCACTTCGGCCCTTATGAGCTGACGCCGGAAACAACCGACGTTTTCCTGGCCAGGACTCTCAACCGCGCGCTACGGACGCTGCGGGAGCAAATCCGCCGCGAGCTGAAGCTCTTCGCCCCCGAAGCGGCGGAAGATGCGCTCGCGAGCCGCGCAAGGTTGATCGCGGAAGAATTCGCGCAGGCGCTGCCGGACGTGCGCGCGCTTCTCGATACGGATATCCGCGCGGCCTTCGCGGGCGACCCTGCGGCCAAGAGTCTCGACGAGATCGTCTTCTGCTATCCGGGCGTCTCCGCCGTCATCCGCCATCGTCTCGCGCATCGGCTTTATTTGCTCGGAGCGACGATGATCGCCCGCATCGTCGCCGAGATCGCGCATTCGCAGACCGGCATCGATATTCACCCTGGCGCCACGATCGGCGAAAGCTTCTTCATCGATCACGGGACCGGCGTCGTCATCGGCGAGACCGCGATCATCGGCAAGCGCGTGCGCCTCTATCAGGCCGTCACACTCGGGGCCAAGCGTTTCGACGTCGACGAGAATGGCGCGCTCGAGAAGGGCAAGCCGCGTCATCCGGTCGTCGAGGACGACGTGGTGATCTATGCAGGCGCCACTGTGCTCGGCCGCATCACCATTGGCCGCGGCTCCGCCATCGGCGGCAATGTCTGGCTCACCCAGAGCGTGCCGCCCGGCAGCAATATCTCCCAGGCGAAGGCGCGCGTCGACGTCTTCGACCATGGGGCAGGCATATGA
- a CDS encoding carboxypeptidase-like regulatory domain-containing protein, with amino-acid sequence MKSPIVIAVTLLLTATTGAAAETPFALDADDIGGLVTSHVGPEAGVWVIAETTELGTRFAKIAVTDEEGRYVIPDLPKGHYRLWVRGYGLVDSPKAAAEPGQKIDLQAVVAPSLSAAAQYYPPIYWLSLLKIPGREKFPGTGASGNGVPENFKSQEQWLDLVKTNGCGPCHQLGNLATRAIPASLGHFDSSVEAWRRRLQSGQGGTAMINGIARLDSADGGQLALFADWTDRIAAGELPHETPPRPSGVERNIVVTVRDYADARHYLHDLALTDKRKPTVNPYGLIYGATELGSDDIPVLDPIKNTKTLLPAQLRDADAPSSLLANPVIAPSPYFGGEALWNSKFNAHTPTMDSQGRIYFAAQIRAPKNTPDYCTKNSPLRSAQLYPLPAKPEGFVGNARQVSVYDPKTKKWAFIDTCFGSHHLNFAEDKNDTLFLNNVGQGELAVLGWVNTRKFWETGDSAQSQGWTALVVDTNGDGKRSENYNQPGKPIDATKDTRVPYGLYSVASSPLDGSVWGSNLTFPGYAVRIALGANPPETALTEIYKVPEPGYGVRGADVDRNGVFWAALGSGHLASFDRRKCKGPLNGPGAEKGEKCPEGWSFYPLPGPGFAGAPGAAETPYYAWVDQHDILGLGANTPFATGNQSDSLHALVNGQIVELRVPYPMGFYAKGVDGRIDDPSAGWKGRGLWTTSGNRTPFHIEAIDAPAPGVPGKTPETYSAPLVVNFQLRPSPLAH; translated from the coding sequence ATGAAATCGCCTATCGTCATTGCTGTGACTCTCCTGCTGACGGCCACGACGGGAGCGGCCGCCGAAACCCCGTTTGCGCTCGATGCGGACGACATCGGCGGGCTCGTGACGAGCCACGTGGGCCCCGAGGCGGGAGTGTGGGTGATCGCGGAGACGACAGAACTTGGGACGCGCTTCGCCAAGATCGCCGTGACGGACGAGGAGGGGCGCTATGTGATCCCGGATCTGCCCAAGGGGCATTATCGGCTCTGGGTGCGCGGCTATGGACTCGTCGACTCGCCCAAGGCCGCGGCGGAGCCCGGGCAGAAGATCGATTTGCAGGCGGTCGTTGCGCCGAGCCTCTCGGCCGCTGCGCAATATTATCCGCCAATCTATTGGCTTTCTCTGCTCAAGATTCCGGGCCGCGAGAAATTTCCCGGCACGGGCGCGAGCGGCAATGGCGTGCCAGAGAATTTCAAATCGCAGGAGCAGTGGCTCGATCTTGTGAAGACCAACGGCTGTGGCCCTTGCCACCAGCTCGGCAATCTGGCGACCCGCGCCATTCCCGCTTCGCTGGGACACTTCGATTCATCGGTTGAGGCCTGGCGCCGGCGCCTGCAATCGGGGCAGGGCGGCACGGCGATGATTAATGGCATTGCCCGTCTCGATTCCGCGGATGGCGGGCAGCTGGCGCTTTTCGCCGATTGGACCGACCGCATCGCCGCCGGCGAGCTGCCGCACGAGACGCCGCCGCGCCCCTCCGGCGTCGAGCGCAACATCGTCGTCACCGTGCGCGATTATGCCGACGCCAGGCATTATCTCCATGACCTCGCTCTGACCGACAAGCGCAAGCCGACCGTCAATCCCTATGGCCTGATCTATGGCGCGACAGAGCTTGGCAGCGACGACATTCCCGTTCTCGATCCGATCAAGAACACGAAAACGCTTCTTCCCGCGCAATTGCGCGACGCCGACGCGCCAAGCTCGCTCCTCGCCAATCCGGTGATCGCGCCCTCGCCTTATTTCGGAGGCGAGGCATTGTGGAACAGCAAGTTCAACGCCCATACGCCGACGATGGACTCGCAAGGCCGCATCTATTTCGCCGCGCAAATCCGCGCGCCAAAAAACACGCCAGATTATTGCACGAAGAATTCCCCACTGCGTTCCGCGCAGCTATATCCCTTGCCAGCAAAACCCGAAGGCTTCGTCGGCAATGCGCGCCAGGTTTCGGTCTATGATCCGAAGACGAAGAAATGGGCCTTCATCGACACCTGCTTCGGCTCGCATCATCTGAATTTTGCCGAGGACAAGAACGACACGCTCTTCCTCAACAATGTGGGGCAGGGGGAGCTTGCCGTCCTCGGCTGGGTCAACACCCGGAAATTCTGGGAGACCGGCGACAGCGCGCAATCGCAGGGCTGGACGGCGCTCGTCGTCGACACCAATGGCGACGGCAAGCGCTCGGAGAATTACAACCAGCCGGGCAAGCCGATCGATGCGACGAAAGACACGCGCGTGCCCTATGGGCTCTATAGCGTCGCCTCGAGCCCGCTCGACGGTTCCGTGTGGGGTTCCAATCTGACTTTCCCCGGCTATGCGGTGCGCATCGCGCTCGGCGCCAATCCGCCGGAGACGGCGCTCACCGAAATCTACAAAGTGCCGGAGCCGGGCTATGGCGTTCGCGGCGCTGACGTGGATCGCAACGGCGTCTTCTGGGCGGCGCTCGGCAGCGGGCATCTGGCGAGCTTCGACCGCCGCAAATGCAAGGGGCCGCTCAATGGGCCCGGCGCCGAAAAGGGCGAGAAATGCCCCGAGGGATGGAGCTTCTATCCGCTGCCGGGCCCGGGTTTCGCCGGCGCGCCGGGCGCGGCGGAGACGCCCTATTACGCCTGGGTGGATCAGCATGATATTCTTGGGCTCGGCGCCAACACGCCCTTCGCCACCGGCAATCAATCCGACTCGCTGCATGCGCTGGTGAACGGACAGATCGTGGAGTTGCGCGTGCCTTATCCGATGGGGTTCTATGCAAAGGGCGTCGACGGGCGCATCGATGATCCGTCAGCCGGCTGGAAAGGGCGCGGCCTTTGGACGACTTCCGGCAATCGCACGCCCTTCCATATCGAGGCGATCGACGCGCCCGCGCCGGGCGTGCCTGGTAAAACGCCGGAAACCTATTCGGCTCCGCTTGTCGTAAATTTCCAGCTTCGCCCATCGCCGCTTGCGCATTGA
- the cysK gene encoding cysteine synthase A — MTIHSVNFTPAARPGRGRIYSSITQTIGDTPIVRLDRIARDKGVKANILGKLEFFNPISSVKDRIGVAMIETLEKEGRIAPGKTVLIEPTSGNTGIALAFVAAARGYRLILVMPESMSLERRKMLALLGAELVLTAASQGMKGALAKANELLAQYPDAIIPQQFENPANPEIHRATTAEEIWNDTNGEVDYFISGVGTGGTITGVGQVLKRRNQNLRVVAVEPEDSAVLSGRPPGPHKIQGIGAGFVPPILDRGVIDEIVTIGNQTALDTARLVARTEGVPVGISSGAALAAALEIGARPEAEGKNIVVIVPSFAERYLSTALFEGL, encoded by the coding sequence ATGACGATTCACAGCGTGAATTTCACCCCGGCGGCGCGTCCAGGACGCGGCCGGATCTACAGCTCGATCACCCAAACCATCGGCGACACGCCGATCGTGCGGCTCGATCGCATCGCGCGCGACAAGGGCGTGAAGGCGAATATTCTCGGCAAGCTCGAATTCTTCAACCCGATCTCCAGCGTGAAGGATCGCATCGGCGTCGCAATGATCGAGACGCTCGAGAAAGAAGGGCGCATCGCGCCAGGCAAGACGGTTTTGATCGAGCCGACATCCGGCAACACCGGAATCGCCCTCGCCTTCGTCGCCGCCGCGCGCGGCTACCGGCTCATTTTGGTAATGCCGGAATCGATGTCGCTCGAACGGCGCAAGATGCTTGCTCTGCTCGGCGCGGAGCTCGTGCTCACCGCCGCCTCGCAAGGAATGAAAGGCGCGCTCGCCAAGGCCAATGAGCTTCTTGCGCAATATCCCGACGCAATCATTCCGCAGCAGTTCGAGAACCCCGCCAATCCCGAAATCCATCGCGCGACGACCGCGGAAGAAATCTGGAACGATACGAACGGCGAGGTCGATTACTTCATTTCAGGCGTCGGCACGGGCGGCACCATCACCGGCGTCGGACAGGTGCTGAAACGGCGCAACCAAAATCTGCGCGTGGTCGCCGTGGAGCCGGAAGATTCAGCCGTGCTCTCCGGTCGTCCGCCGGGACCGCATAAGATCCAGGGCATTGGCGCGGGCTTCGTGCCGCCGATCCTCGACCGCGGCGTGATCGATGAAATCGTCACCATCGGCAATCAAACGGCGCTCGACACGGCGCGTCTCGTCGCACGGACGGAAGGCGTTCCGGTCGGCATTTCCTCTGGCGCCGCGCTCGCGGCGGCTTTGGAGATTGGCGCCCGCCCGGAGGCCGAAGGGAAGAATATTGTCGTGATCGTTCCGTCCTTCGCGGAACGCTACCTCTCCACGGCGCTTTTCGAAGGGTTGTGA
- a CDS encoding DUF6165 family protein, with protein MLPASIGELFDRISILELKEHHIADVKKLSNVRQELKLLRETECRLRLATSDLASVRRELAEVNAALWAIEDEIRECERRGDFGSRFIELARSVYLQNDRRSALKYRLNQLCGSSLVEEKSYC; from the coding sequence ATGCTTCCGGCTTCGATCGGAGAGCTTTTCGATCGCATCTCGATATTGGAGCTCAAGGAGCATCACATCGCTGATGTGAAGAAGCTGTCAAATGTTCGCCAGGAGCTGAAGCTTTTGCGCGAAACGGAATGCCGGCTTCGCCTGGCGACGTCCGATCTCGCCTCGGTGCGGCGCGAGCTGGCGGAGGTGAACGCGGCTCTTTGGGCGATCGAAGACGAAATCCGCGAATGCGAGCGCAGGGGCGATTTTGGATCGCGCTTTATCGAGCTTGCGCGCAGCGTTTATCTTCAGAACGACAGGCGCTCCGCGCTGAAATATCGACTGAACCAACTCTGCGGCTCGTCGCTGGTCGAGGAAAAATCCTATTGCTGA
- a CDS encoding family 2A encapsulin nanocompartment cargo protein cysteine desulfurase has product MSPAKPAIPASADLPLDNLPAQDAGHHAAPTIDPNMIARLANAFFQQPPVPLANSALPFGPPALTPSLPDAPAPSVVTTIAPLAPARAQMGPPDVPPTTILSVIPTPNFPAPAAPTGLQSPTRPLGLDQIPQPGASLGSSTPSAIPSDVDYSLIPRLLAADMSLVPQSHADAPEAIGPAGMGASPGVDNLYFLHERAVPASAPAAPAPSYLPPHTPAVAPQPELGQPNIPVSAPSAPAEAEARAPAAPERVAISGPSEADPHRLSDSASLVTPPVGGEQFSSGFESFPTPGQSGPAASDALYFVSHTGGHPAAAPAQPTAEPQGFAPQLSPSSSETRQVFDPYRVKRDFPILQQQVHGKPLIWLDNAATTQKPQSVIDRLAHFYEYENSNIHRAAHALAARSTDAYEAAREKVRRFLNAPNVKDIIFVRGATEGINLVAQAWGRRNVREGDEIVVSWLEHHANIVPWQMLCAEKGARLRVAPVDDRGQIILEEYEKLLNPKTRIVAVTQVSNALGTVTPVREITAMAHRHGACVLIDGAQSVSHMPVDVQSIDCDFFIFSGHKVFGPTGIGVVYGKDSVLENMPPWQGGGNMIADVTFEKTIYQGAPERFEAGTGNIADAVGLGAALDYVESIGMEVIARYEHDLLVYATEKMRLVPGLTFIGTAAEKASVLSFVLDGHNTQEVGMALDREGIAVRAGHHCAQPILRRFGLEATVRPSLAFYNTCADVDALVAALLKLQAGRGGF; this is encoded by the coding sequence ATGTCGCCTGCGAAGCCCGCCATTCCCGCTTCCGCCGATTTGCCGCTCGACAATCTCCCCGCTCAGGACGCGGGCCATCACGCCGCGCCGACGATCGACCCGAATATGATCGCGCGGTTGGCCAACGCTTTTTTCCAGCAGCCGCCGGTTCCGCTGGCCAATTCCGCGCTGCCCTTCGGTCCGCCCGCGCTGACGCCGAGCCTGCCCGACGCGCCGGCGCCTTCCGTCGTGACGACGATCGCGCCGCTCGCCCCCGCCCGCGCCCAAATGGGACCGCCCGACGTGCCGCCAACGACAATCCTCTCCGTCATCCCCACGCCGAATTTCCCCGCGCCTGCCGCGCCGACCGGACTGCAGTCGCCGACGCGACCGCTCGGCCTCGACCAGATTCCGCAACCCGGCGCATCGCTGGGAAGCTCCACGCCCTCCGCTATTCCCTCGGACGTCGATTACAGCCTCATTCCGCGGCTTCTCGCCGCCGACATGTCGCTCGTGCCGCAAAGCCATGCCGACGCGCCGGAAGCTATCGGCCCCGCCGGGATGGGCGCGAGCCCTGGGGTCGATAATCTCTATTTCCTGCATGAGCGCGCGGTCCCAGCGAGCGCGCCGGCCGCGCCCGCGCCGTCCTATCTCCCGCCGCATACGCCGGCGGTCGCGCCGCAGCCCGAGCTCGGACAGCCGAACATTCCGGTTTCCGCGCCGAGCGCGCCGGCGGAGGCCGAGGCCAGGGCTCCCGCCGCACCGGAGCGCGTCGCCATCTCGGGGCCGTCGGAAGCAGATCCGCATCGTCTCTCGGATTCCGCTTCGTTGGTCACGCCGCCCGTCGGCGGCGAGCAATTTTCGAGTGGCTTCGAGAGCTTCCCGACGCCCGGCCAATCCGGCCCCGCCGCAAGCGACGCGCTTTACTTCGTGAGCCATACCGGCGGCCATCCCGCCGCCGCACCGGCGCAGCCCACCGCTGAGCCGCAGGGCTTCGCGCCGCAGCTCTCGCCCAGTTCTTCGGAGACGCGGCAGGTCTTCGATCCCTATCGGGTGAAGCGCGACTTCCCGATCCTGCAGCAGCAGGTTCATGGCAAGCCGCTTATCTGGCTCGACAATGCGGCGACCACGCAGAAGCCGCAATCGGTCATCGACCGCCTGGCGCACTTCTACGAATATGAAAACTCCAACATCCACCGCGCCGCCCATGCGCTGGCGGCGCGCTCGACCGACGCCTATGAGGCCGCGCGCGAGAAAGTCCGCCGCTTCCTGAATGCGCCCAACGTCAAGGACATTATCTTCGTGCGCGGGGCGACGGAGGGCATCAATCTCGTCGCCCAGGCATGGGGCCGCCGCAATGTGCGCGAGGGCGACGAGATCGTCGTCTCCTGGCTGGAGCATCACGCCAATATCGTTCCCTGGCAGATGCTCTGCGCCGAGAAAGGCGCGCGGCTGCGCGTCGCGCCGGTCGACGATCGTGGCCAGATCATTCTGGAAGAATATGAGAAGCTGCTCAATCCGAAGACGCGCATCGTCGCCGTGACGCAGGTCTCCAATGCGCTCGGCACGGTGACGCCGGTGCGCGAGATCACCGCCATGGCGCATCGCCACGGGGCCTGCGTGCTGATCGACGGCGCGCAATCCGTCTCGCATATGCCGGTCGACGTGCAGTCGATCGACTGCGACTTCTTCATCTTCTCGGGCCACAAAGTTTTCGGGCCGACCGGCATCGGCGTCGTCTACGGCAAGGACTCGGTGCTCGAAAACATGCCGCCCTGGCAGGGCGGCGGCAATATGATCGCCGACGTCACTTTCGAGAAGACGATCTATCAGGGCGCGCCGGAGCGCTTCGAAGCGGGCACGGGCAATATCGCCGACGCAGTGGGTCTCGGCGCCGCGCTCGATTATGTCGAGAGCATCGGCATGGAGGTCATCGCCCGTTACGAGCATGATCTTCTCGTCTATGCGACCGAGAAAATGCGCCTGGTGCCGGGACTGACCTTCATTGGCACAGCGGCTGAAAAGGCCTCCGTGCTGTCCTTCGTGCTCGACGGCCACAACACGCAGGAGGTCGGTATGGCGCTCGACCGGGAAGGCATCGCGGTGCGCGCGGGCCACCATTGCGCCCAGCCCATCCTGCGCCGTTTCGGCTTGGAGGCGACGGTGCGGCCTTCGCTCGCCTTCTACAATACCTGCGCGGACGTCGA